DNA from Conexivisphaera calida:
GGGGCATTCCGGATGACTGCTCGCTCTGCTCTGACGTGCTCAGAGGGGGCCCGGATCAATACATCGAGGATGTCTCCAACGCGGTCTCCGCTCTCGTTGAAAGCCCGCACGCTTATCTGCTGGTCCCGGAGGTGGGCATGAACGTCGCGCTGGCCCCGCCCGGGGCATCTACTGTGGAACAGGTGGTCGGAGTGCCCGGACGCCTGGTCAGGGTCGGGACACGCGTCGTGGCCATAGGAAGGCCGTCGTACGGCGGCAGCACGCACACGGCGGGGGTGGCCCTCTGGGCCGGCAGGAGGTGGGGATTTCCCAGGGCTGCAGTGGCGACACGCCATGATGCGTCGATCATAGGAGCGGCGGCTGCGATGGGACTGCGCGTGCACAAGGTGGGAGAGGAGCCGCAGGAGGCGCCCGATCTGATGGTGGATATGGGCGGGCCGGGGGTGGAGCCGATAATCTACTTCTTGGGAAGAAGCGCGCTGGAGGCGGCCAGGAAGGCGCTGGAGGCGGCGCGCAGGGTCGGAACGCGCGACACATGACCCTCCACGCATGTTTTATATTGGATCCTTCAGGAGATCATCGTTGCCTTCCGGAGAGGGGAGATGGAGGAGCAGTGAAAGGATAGCCGCACGGATCCTAGAGGAGGCTGGATTCAGGGTTCTGGAGGAACATGACCGCGTAATG
Protein-coding regions in this window:
- a CDS encoding thiamine-phosphate synthase family protein gives rise to the protein MTPFELAARYLIPRLRALTAARLLDGGMSQNEVARRLGVTQPMVRKYAAEAEEAMEAMEAMGIPREAADAMASALADAATRGYWEHISAMNSIVASVLSGGGLCAFHRRIDRGIPDDCSLCSDVLRGGPDQYIEDVSNAVSALVESPHAYLLVPEVGMNVALAPPGASTVEQVVGVPGRLVRVGTRVVAIGRPSYGGSTHTAGVALWAGRRWGFPRAAVATRHDASIIGAAAAMGLRVHKVGEEPQEAPDLMVDMGGPGVEPIIYFLGRSALEAARKALEAARRVGTRDT